A region from the Spea bombifrons isolate aSpeBom1 chromosome 7, aSpeBom1.2.pri, whole genome shotgun sequence genome encodes:
- the COPS8 gene encoding COP9 signalosome complex subunit 8, giving the protein MPVAVMAENPVSFQRLLEQCEEQELEAPGGIATPQVYSQLLALYLLHNDMNNARYLWKRIPPAIKSANAELAGIWEVGQRIWQRDFPGIYSSIAANQWSENIQPIMEAVRDATRQRAFGLVSQAYTSISADDFAAFVGLPVEEAVKGVLEQGWQADSASRMVMPKKPDSAPLSLIPNEQQLARLTDYVAFLEN; this is encoded by the exons ATGCCAGTGGCCGTGATGGCGGAAAACCCGGTCTCCTTCCAGAGGTTGTTGGAGCAGTGCGAGGAGCAGGAACTTGAG GCTCCAGGAGGTATTGCAACACCCCAGGTGTACAGTCAGCTTCTAGCGCTATACCTTCTACACAATGACAT GAATAATGCCAGATATCTCTGGAAAAGAATACCACCTGCCATCAAATCT GCCAATGCAGAGCTGGCTGGGATTTGGGAGGTGGGACAGAGGATCTGGCAGAGAGACTTCCCCGGAATCTACTCATCCATTGCTGCCAACCAGTGGTCAGAAAACATTCAACCAATCATGGAGGCTGTAAGAG ATGCAACACGGCAGCGTGCCTTTGGCTTGGTGTCCCAGGCATACACCTCAATCTCTGCTGACGATTTTGCAGCCTTTGTTGGTCTTCCAGTAGAGGAAGCTGTGAAAG GGGTCTTGGAGCAGGGCTGGCAGGCTGATTCTGCTTCTCGCATGGTAATGCCCAAGAAACCAG ATTCAGCTCCCCTGTCTCTGATTCCCAATGAGCAGCAGCTGGCCAGACTTACTGACTACGTGGCTTTCCTAGAGAACTAA
- the LOC128501677 gene encoding E3 ubiquitin-protein ligase DCST1-like, producing the protein MWKNVNMEEEEIEEKEVEEEEIEGDEFEREMTQKSGSKPMRRRSSRRLFKRKRPNSTIKRFLTFAMPMFCLRFLFSDLNEFFMTKFFLGAGAGGMIGTGIYFLLVHPMNLYQENKINLLYGISGTFAIGWGTSSHFRCATIMMAPNILGKEGRAYLLMYVLESIFDGPVSNLQHNMEDVAKSIGCTVELQINHTKLSWKVIINPFRKIIEDLVKGAKELKNDTSGIKSVFKETDSEVQSSEGYDKKLEEQKEKETKEENKTLDTLQKFNLKSMLRCEFVIEKGIEKCREWFAKKHDDCMKAIPLPVLNHLLCLPMQFKFLCNIMNVVNTWCKKKIPMEANFGTIYDKVNATMNGMDDGFASKIAIVKQEQSMFLGMNVSKKEITEEITETLEQKKLGMRKVGSFVRVVISCTFVFIFISAYKYCHQYNTNIRFDNAYVTTYFRQIDARRRKRNKRHLLPLRKGERKSFVFPWNPAVQDLEMKTTMMEFFQCVPMLTFLILALTTDWILYHLFQIIRKHSHISYVFSSHHKLEVLVGGDTFISKILRRTIGNLNSSSATMHLSNNTMCLLNPIRMSVEGYLWSCLPVVGLLSLCFVQVYIGRLRRVIAAFFFPKREKRRVLFLYNEHLKKRAAYAEIKRKQIIRRARANRLGLKSFASTLHRYLSWMRPFIRRRCIVCSSRETKDSYVCEIADCGTVYCRQCWRDMKRFCYACTPHEDSVSDSESDEDELE; encoded by the coding sequence ATGTGGAAAAACGTTAatatggaagaggaggagataGAAGAGAAGGAGGTGGAAGAGGAGGAGATTGAAGGAGACGAATTTGAAAGAGAGATgacccagaagagtggaagcaaACCTATGAGgaggaggagcagccgccgcTTATTCAAGCGAAAGCGACCGAATTCCACTATCAAACGGTTCCTGACCTTTGCCATGCCCATGTTCTGTCTTAGATTCCTTTTCAGTGACCTGAATGAATTTTTCATGACAAAATTCTTCCTTGGTGCTGGAGCTGGGGGTATGATTGGCACTGGAATCTACTTTTTGTTGGTACATCCAATGAATCTATATCAAGAAAATAAGATAAACCTTCTATATGGGATATCAGGAACCTTTGCCATCGGATGGGGTACATCTTCTCACTTTCGCTGTGCCACAATCATGATGGCAccaaatattttgggcaaagaAGGCCGTGCTTACCTGTTGATGTATGTACTAGAGTCTATTTTTGATGGACCTGTCAGCAACCTGCAGcataacatggaggatgttgcaAAATCCATTGGGTGCACGGTGGAGCTCCAGATAAACCACACAAAGTTGTCCTGGAAAGTTATTATAAACCCTTTCAGAAAGATAATTGAAGACTTGGTAAAAGGGGCAAAAGAACTTAAAAATGACACCAGCGGcataaaatctgtttttaaggAGACAGATTCTGAGGTGCAGAGCTCTGAAGGCTATGATAAAAAGCTTGAggaacagaaagaaaaggagacaaAAGAGGAAAACAAGACTCTTGACACTCTGCAGAAGTTCAACCTGAAGTCTATGCTGCGCTGTGAGTTCGTTATTGAAAAAGGTATTGAGAAATGCCGTGAGTGGTTTGCCAAGAAACATGACGATTGTATGAAGGCCATTCCCCTACCTGTCCTTAACCATCTCTTGTGCCTTCCTATGCAATTCAAATTTTTGTGCAATATCATGAATGTTGTAAATACATGGTGCAAGAAGAAGATCCCTATGGAAGCCAATTTTGGAACAATCTATGATAAGGTCAATGCGACTATGAATGGAATGGACGATGGCTTTGCTAGCAAAATAGCAATCGTTAAACAAGAACAAAGCATGTTTCTTGGCATGAACGTTTCTAAAAAGGAGATCACAGAGGAGATTACAGAGACATTAGAGCAGAAGAAGTTAGGTATGAGGAAGGTTGGGTCCTTTGTCCGTGTTGTCATTTCCTGCACATTTGTTTTCATCTTTATCTCTGCCTACAAGTATTGCCACCAGTACAACACCAACATTAGGTTTGATAACGCCTATGTAACAACCTACTTCAGGCAGATTGATGCTCGCAGGAGGAAACGGAATAAGAGACACCTTCTACCCCTGAGGAAGGGAGAGCGCAAGAGCTTTGTGTTTCCCTGGAATCCAGCGGTTCAGGACCTTGAGATGAAGACAACAATGATGGAGTTTTTCCAGTGTGTTCCCATGCTCACCTTCCTCATCTTAGCCTTAACTACAGACTGGATCCTTTATCACCTATTCCAGATTATCCGGAAACATTCGCACATCTCGTATGTGTTCTCCAGTCACCACAAACTGGAGGTCCTGGTTGGAGGTGATACTTTTATTTCCAAGATATTAAGGCGTACGATTGGTAACCTCAACAGCTCTTCTGCCACCATGCACCTGAGTAATAACACCATGTGTCTATTAAATCCGATTCGGATGTCAGTTGAGGGCTATCTGTGGTCTTGCCTTCCTGTGGTCGGACTCCTGTCGCTCTGCTTTGTCCAGGTGTATATTGGCCGTCTCCGCAGAGTGATTGCTGCCTTCTTCTTTCCAAAGAGAGAAAAGCGGCGCGTTCTGTTCCTTTATAACGAACACCTGAAGAAGCGGGCTGCATACgcagaaataaaaaggaaacagaTCATCCGCAGGGCCAGAGCGAACAGACTTGGGCTGAAAAGCTTTGCTTCTACCCTGCACCGTTATTTGAGCTGGATGCGCCCGTTCATTCGCAGACGCTGTATTGTGTGCAGTTCTAGAGAAACCAAGGACTCGTATGTGTGCGAGATAGCAGACTGTGGCACAGTATACTGCAGGCAGTGCTGGAGAGATATGAAGCGCTTCTGTTATGCATGTACACCTCATGAAGACTCCGTCTCTGACAGCGAGAGTGATGAGGATGAATTGGAATGA
- the LOC128501682 gene encoding COP9 signalosome complex subunit 8-like has product MPVAVMAENPVSFQRLLEQCEEQELEAPGGIATPQVYSQLLALYLLHNDMNNARYLWKRIPPAIKSANAELAGIWEVG; this is encoded by the exons ATGCCAGTGGCCGTGATGGCGGAAAACCCGGTCTCCTTCCAGAGGTTGTTGGAGCAGTGCGAGGAGCAGGAACTTGAG GCTCCAGGAGGTATTGCAACACCCCAGGTGTACAGTCAGCTTCTAGCGCTATACCTTCTACACAATGACAT GAATAATGCCAGATATCTCTGGAAAAGAATACCACCTGCCATCAAATCT GCCAATGCAGAGCTGGCTGGGATTTGGGAGGTGGGATAG